From one bacterium genomic stretch:
- a CDS encoding GNAT family N-acetyltransferase, translating into MKIYYKRVVSDKDWHWVAKIEKKIGHRYYQPFALNRLKEYFRRAIVFLIEVSDRPAGYFAYKINKSKNDGEILAMGILSKHRRQGVASRAIKKAFEELKDCKKIIIVVHPGNVPAVNFYLKNGFKISTYKENYFGDKEPRFILCKDNNK; encoded by the coding sequence ATGAAGATTTATTACAAAAGAGTGGTTAGCGATAAAGACTGGCATTGGGTCGCGAAGATTGAGAAAAAAATTGGCCATCGTTATTATCAGCCGTTCGCATTGAATAGGCTTAAAGAATATTTTAGACGGGCGATCGTTTTTCTGATTGAGGTAAGTGACAGGCCTGCGGGCTATTTTGCCTATAAGATTAATAAGAGCAAAAATGATGGCGAAATTCTGGCCATGGGAATCCTTTCCAAACATCGGAGACAGGGAGTGGCAAGTAGGGCTATCAAAAAAGCGTTTGAGGAATTGAAGGACTGTAAGAAAATAATAATCGTTGTCCACCCTGGCAATGTTCCCGCCGTGAATTTTTATCTCAAAAACGGCTTTAAAATTTCTACTTATAAAGAAAATTACTTCGGCGATAAAGAGCCAAGGTTTATTCTTTGCAAAGATAATAATAAATAA